The Halovivax ruber XH-70 genome includes the window GTAGTCGTCGGCTACGGCGTCGGCCAGCGCGATGGGATCGGCGAGGCGCTCGTCGGAGTCGATCACGGTCCGGACGTGCTCGGCCGTCTCCTCGCCCACCTCGTCCGGGTCGAGCGACATGTCGTCGACGACCGGCGGCTCACCCGTGGGGGTGGCGACGGTGATCTCGACGCCCGCGTCGGATAGCGTCGTGAGCGGGTCGACGCACTCTTCTGCCCAATAGCCGTGCTCGCTGACGACGAACAGAATTGCAGTCACGCGAGTGACCACGTCGCGGAGCAACATAATACGTAGACAGCGTGACGACGAGAGCACTGGTATGGTGCCGGCAGCCGACGAGTTCGCGTTCCACGGCGGCGAGGGATCGAGCGGGCACTCACTCGAGGATCTCCACCCCGGTCACGTCGAATCGGGCGCCGCCGCCGGCGCTCTCGGTTACCTCGATGGACCACCCGTGGGCGTCGACGACCTGTCGAACGATTCCCATGCCGAAGCCGGTCCCGTCGCTCGAGGTGGTGTAGCCGGTCTCGAAGATTCGATCGCGATCGTCCGGCGGAATCCCCCGCCCGTCGTCTGCCACGAAGAATCCGTCCTCGGTGGCGCCAACCGTCACCGTGAGGGAGGCGTCTCCCTCGGAAGTCATCCAGCGAGTGTCCGACGGCTCGATCGGACGGCCGTGTTCGACGGCGTTGTGCAACAGATTTTCGAGCAACTGTCGAAGGCGGCTCCGGTCGGCGCGAACGACCAGGTCCGAATCACAGCGGATCGTCGCCGCCGGCGTATCGACGGTCCCCCAGCACTGTCGGGCGAGGTGGTCGAGGACCACCGGTTCCAGCGACCCGATCGTCTCACCCTGTCGTGAGAGGGTCAACAGGTCGTCGATGAGCGCGTCCATCCGGTCGAGGGCCGCGATCGCTTCGCCGAGGGCGTCACTGTCGGCCCCCGTCTCCCGTGCGAGTTCGACCTGTCCGCTGGCCACCTGCAACGGGTTGCGGAGATCGTGACTGACGACCGATGCGAACTCCTCGAGACGATCGTTCTGTGCCGTCAGTTGCCGCTGCCGGGCGGCGAGTTGCTCGGTCCGTTCGACCGCCTCGAGCGCCGCCTCGATCGAACCGGCGAGAATCTCGCCGAGGACGACGTCTTCGTCGTCGAACGCGTGTGGCGTTTCGGACGCTGCGATGAGGACGCCGTACTCGCCGAGGGGCAGAAAGACCTCGCTCTCGATCGAGGTCGCCGGGTTCAACACGTCCGGGTCGGCCCGGACGTCGTCGGAGGCGTAGGAGTCGCCCGATTCGAAGACACGCCCCGCGATACTCGAACCGGGTTCGAGCGTCGGCGGATCGGGGAGGAGTTCCCCGCCGCTCTCGGTCTGGGCAACCGGGACGAGACCGCCCGTCTCCTCGTCGTAGAGGTGGATAGCGTTTGCCCCCAGGCCGAGCACGTCGCGGGCGGCCTCGACGCCGATTTCGGCGACCGCCGCCTGCGTCTCCCCGCCCATCAGCTCCTGGCCCGTCTCGTTGAGCGCACGCAGTTTTCGTTCACGAGCACGGCGCGCCGAGATATCGCGGCCGACGCCGATCACGCCCACGAGGGTACCGTCGCCGTCGCGGAGTTGATCGCCCGTGAACTCGAACGGGACGCGTTCGTCGGCAGCGGTCTCGATGGCGGTTTCGACGACCACGCTGTCGCCAGCCAAGACGGCGTCGAGTGCCGCTTCGATCCGCCCTCGCTCGGTGTGTGGAAAGAACTCCTGGACGCTCATCTCGTCGATCGCCGACGGTTCGTATCCCGAGACCGCCGGGAGCCGCTCGTTGTACCACGCCAGGCGTCCCTCTTCGTCGACGACGTAGAGGACGTCGCTCAGGAGATCCGTGGCGCGATCGACGAAGAGGCGCTCTTCGATCTCGGCCGCCCGTGCGTCGCGGGCGTCGACGTCGTGGACCGTACAGACGAGTGTCCCGTCCGCGGTCAACGCGAGATTGTGATCTTCGACGAACGTCGACCCGTCGGCGCGGCGCCCGGTCGTGTATCCGCTCCAGCTCCCCGTTTCGTACACCTCTGGCAAAATCTCCTCGCGTACTTCCTCGACGTCAGCTGGGCGGTAGAGCCGCTCCCACGACTCGCCGAGGAGGTCGGCCCGGTCGTAGCCGTAGAGAGTGGCGTACGCCTCGTTGACGTAGAGAAACCGCCCATCTTCGTCCAGGTGACTGATCCCCTCCGTCGCCGTTTCGATCGCGGTGAGGTGGCGTTCTCGGTCGCGGTGTGCGCGACGACGGTCGACCGCGTCCCGAATGCGCTTTACCACCGTCCGAGGTTGGCGGGCCGTCTCCTGTTTCGACAGGTAATCGGTGACGCCAGCCGAGATCGCCTCACTCGCTATCGCCTCGGACCCGGCATCCGTCACCAGGATAACGGGCAATTCCGCGTCGATCGCCCGAACGTGCGATACCAGTTCGACCCCGGTCGTCCCGGGTAGGTCGTACCCGGTGACGACGCAATCGACGGCAGTCGAATCGGTTTCAAGCGCGTCGAGAACGTCGTTCGGATCGGTTTCGACCGACACGTGCAAGTCGGCCTCGCTCCGTAACGCGGTTTCGACTTCGGACGCGACTGCGGTATCGTCGACGATAGAGAGGGAAATCGGCTCATCGAGACCTACCCAGGCTCCAGCCTCGACGACCGAATCATCACGCATACTGGTTACAACGCACACCCGCGGTATTGTCCTTGCGATACGATCGCACCCACAACTGTCGAAAATAACCGAAAGAGAACGGCGTCACGAACCACGAATTCGCTTCACACAGGCGG containing:
- a CDS encoding PAS domain S-box protein, which translates into the protein MRDDSVVEAGAWVGLDEPISLSIVDDTAVASEVETALRSEADLHVSVETDPNDVLDALETDSTAVDCVVTGYDLPGTTGVELVSHVRAIDAELPVILVTDAGSEAIASEAISAGVTDYLSKQETARQPRTVVKRIRDAVDRRRAHRDRERHLTAIETATEGISHLDEDGRFLYVNEAYATLYGYDRADLLGESWERLYRPADVEEVREEILPEVYETGSWSGYTTGRRADGSTFVEDHNLALTADGTLVCTVHDVDARDARAAEIEERLFVDRATDLLSDVLYVVDEEGRLAWYNERLPAVSGYEPSAIDEMSVQEFFPHTERGRIEAALDAVLAGDSVVVETAIETAADERVPFEFTGDQLRDGDGTLVGVIGVGRDISARRARERKLRALNETGQELMGGETQAAVAEIGVEAARDVLGLGANAIHLYDEETGGLVPVAQTESGGELLPDPPTLEPGSSIAGRVFESGDSYASDDVRADPDVLNPATSIESEVFLPLGEYGVLIAASETPHAFDDEDVVLGEILAGSIEAALEAVERTEQLAARQRQLTAQNDRLEEFASVVSHDLRNPLQVASGQVELARETGADSDALGEAIAALDRMDALIDDLLTLSRQGETIGSLEPVVLDHLARQCWGTVDTPAATIRCDSDLVVRADRSRLRQLLENLLHNAVEHGRPIEPSDTRWMTSEGDASLTVTVGATEDGFFVADDGRGIPPDDRDRIFETGYTTSSDGTGFGMGIVRQVVDAHGWSIEVTESAGGGARFDVTGVEILE